In a single window of the Streptomyces sp. HUAS ZL42 genome:
- the aroA gene encoding 3-phosphoshikimate 1-carboxyvinyltransferase, with protein MPLVEIPGSKSITARALFLAAAADGVTTLVRPLRSDDTEGFAEGLQRLGYRVGRTPDTWQVDGRPQGPAVTEADVYCRDGATTARFLPTLAAAGHGTYRFDASAQMRRRPLLPLTRALRDLGVDLRHEETEGHHPLTVRAAGVEGGEVVLDAGQSSQYLTALLLLGPLTRKGLRIRVTDLVSVPYVEITIAMMRAFGVEVTRDGDVFVVPPGGYRATRYEVEPDASTASYFFAAAAVTPGAEVTVPGLGPGALQGDLGFVDVLRRMGADVSVTARGTTVRGTGELRGLTVNMRDISDTMPTLAAIAPFASGPVRIEDVANTRVKECDRLEACAENLRRLGVEVSTGPDWIEIRPGASVLDGAEIKTYGDHRIVMSFAVTGLRVPGVSFDDPGCVRKTFPGFHEVFAELRRGIGR; from the coding sequence ATGCCGCTCGTGGAGATCCCAGGTTCCAAGTCCATCACCGCCCGCGCCCTCTTCCTGGCTGCGGCAGCGGACGGAGTCACCACACTCGTCAGGCCGTTGCGTTCCGACGACACGGAGGGCTTCGCCGAGGGGCTGCAGCGGCTCGGCTACCGCGTGGGTCGCACCCCGGACACCTGGCAGGTGGACGGCCGCCCGCAGGGCCCGGCGGTGACGGAGGCGGACGTGTACTGCCGCGACGGCGCGACCACGGCCCGCTTCCTGCCCACCCTCGCCGCCGCGGGCCACGGCACGTACCGCTTCGACGCGTCCGCCCAGATGCGCCGCCGCCCCCTGCTCCCCCTGACGCGGGCCCTGCGCGACCTCGGCGTGGACCTGCGGCACGAGGAGACGGAGGGCCACCACCCGCTGACGGTGCGGGCGGCGGGCGTCGAGGGCGGGGAGGTGGTCCTGGACGCGGGCCAGTCCTCGCAGTACCTGACGGCGTTGCTGCTGCTCGGACCGCTGACACGGAAGGGGCTGCGGATCCGGGTCACCGACCTGGTGTCCGTGCCGTACGTGGAGATCACGATCGCGATGATGAGGGCGTTCGGGGTGGAGGTGACGCGGGACGGGGACGTCTTCGTCGTCCCGCCGGGGGGCTACCGGGCCACGAGGTACGAGGTGGAACCGGACGCGTCCACCGCGAGCTACTTCTTCGCGGCGGCGGCCGTCACACCGGGCGCCGAGGTGACGGTACCGGGGCTGGGGCCGGGGGCGCTCCAGGGCGACCTGGGCTTCGTGGACGTACTGCGGCGCATGGGCGCGGACGTGTCGGTGACCGCGCGGGGCACGACGGTGCGTGGCACCGGCGAACTGCGCGGTCTGACGGTCAACATGCGGGACATCTCGGACACGATGCCGACACTGGCGGCGATCGCGCCGTTCGCCTCCGGCCCGGTGCGGATCGAGGACGTGGCGAACACGCGGGTGAAGGAGTGCGACCGCCTCGAGGCCTGCGCGGAGAACCTGCGGCGGCTGGGGGTGGAGGTGTCGACGGGCCCGGATTGGATCGAGATCCGGCCGGGGGCGTCCGTCCTCGACGGTGCTGAGATCAAGACGTACGGCGATCACCGCATCGTGATGTCCTTCGCGGTCACCGGGTTGCGGGTGCCGGGTGTTTCGTTCGACGACCCGGGGTGCGTACGCAAGACTTTCCCGGGTTTCCACGAGGTGTTCGCGGAGTTGCGAAGGGGCATCGGGCGTTGA
- a CDS encoding glycoside hydrolase family 3 protein, translated as MPSRRTVLAAGAGVTAALAIGTDAHAGTPGDNQLRTLISRMTLEEKVGQLFVMRVYGHSATAPDQADIDANLKEIGVRTAAELIATYRVGGIIYFTWAHNTRDPHQIADLSNGIQKASLSRPRGLPVLISTDQEHGIVCRVGRPATLFPGAMAIGAGEKGREALRQKGGGGRRAGGSSGEDARTLGRISGAELRALGIRQDYSPVADVNVNPANPVIGVRSFGADPDAVAGLVAAEVGGYQRSSVAATAKHFPGHGDTTVDSHYGFPVITHSRELWEKLDAVPFRAAIDAGIDSIMTAHIQFPALDASGDPATLSRPILTGILRGELGYDGVVVTDSLGMEGVRTKYGDDRVPVLALKAGVDQLLNPPDLPVAWNAVLKAVQDGELTEARLDESLLRILRLKAKLGLFDRPYVGPAGVDRTVGAAAHLAAADRIAERTTTLLVNEGRLLPLSRRSHPKVLVVGADPASPSGTTGPPTGVLATALTELGFTATALSTGTAPSAATIAKAVAAAGDVDAVVVGTYNVSASSSQKTLVEQLVATGRPVVAIAIRNPYDVAQLPGVRACLASYSWTDVELRAAARVIAGVAGPRGRLPVPVQRADDPAQVLYPLGYGLSY; from the coding sequence GTGCCCTCCAGACGTACCGTCCTCGCCGCCGGCGCAGGCGTCACCGCGGCCCTGGCGATCGGCACCGACGCCCACGCCGGCACCCCGGGCGACAATCAGCTCCGCACTCTCATCTCCCGTATGACGCTCGAGGAAAAGGTCGGCCAGCTCTTCGTCATGCGGGTCTACGGCCACTCCGCCACCGCGCCCGACCAGGCCGACATCGATGCCAACCTCAAGGAGATCGGCGTCAGGACGGCCGCCGAGCTGATCGCCACTTACCGCGTCGGCGGCATCATCTACTTCACCTGGGCGCACAACACCCGGGATCCCCATCAGATCGCGGATCTGTCCAACGGGATCCAGAAGGCCTCCCTGAGCCGGCCGCGCGGGCTGCCCGTGCTCATCTCCACCGACCAGGAGCACGGCATCGTCTGCCGCGTGGGCAGGCCCGCCACCCTCTTCCCGGGCGCGATGGCCATCGGCGCAGGGGAAAAAGGGCGCGAAGCGCTTCGTCAGAAGGGCGGTGGTGGGAGACGGGCGGGCGGCTCCAGCGGGGAGGACGCCCGCACCCTCGGCCGCATCTCCGGCGCCGAGTTGCGCGCCCTCGGCATCCGGCAGGACTACTCCCCCGTCGCCGACGTGAACGTCAACCCCGCCAACCCGGTCATCGGTGTCCGCTCCTTCGGCGCCGACCCGGACGCGGTGGCCGGCCTGGTCGCCGCGGAGGTCGGCGGTTACCAGCGGTCGTCCGTCGCGGCGACCGCCAAGCACTTCCCCGGGCACGGCGACACCACCGTCGACAGCCACTACGGCTTCCCGGTCATCACGCACAGCCGCGAACTGTGGGAGAAGCTCGACGCCGTTCCCTTCCGGGCCGCGATCGACGCGGGCATCGACTCGATCATGACCGCGCACATCCAGTTCCCGGCCCTCGACGCCTCAGGTGACCCGGCCACCCTCTCCCGCCCGATCCTCACCGGCATCCTGCGCGGCGAACTCGGCTACGACGGGGTGGTCGTCACCGACTCCCTCGGCATGGAGGGTGTACGGACGAAGTACGGCGACGACCGGGTTCCGGTGCTCGCGCTCAAGGCGGGCGTGGACCAGCTCCTCAACCCGCCCGATCTGCCCGTCGCCTGGAACGCCGTTCTGAAGGCCGTCCAGGACGGCGAACTCACCGAGGCACGGCTCGACGAGTCGCTGCTGCGGATCCTGCGGCTGAAGGCGAAGCTGGGGCTCTTCGACCGGCCGTACGTCGGCCCGGCGGGCGTGGACCGGACGGTCGGCGCCGCGGCCCACCTCGCGGCGGCCGACCGCATCGCCGAGCGCACGACGACGCTCCTGGTCAACGAGGGCCGGCTGCTGCCGCTGTCCCGCCGCAGCCATCCGAAGGTTCTCGTCGTCGGCGCCGACCCGGCTTCGCCGTCCGGCACCACGGGCCCGCCCACCGGGGTGCTCGCCACCGCCCTCACCGAGCTGGGCTTCACGGCGACCGCCCTGTCCACCGGCACGGCGCCTTCCGCGGCCACGATCGCCAAGGCCGTCGCGGCGGCGGGCGACGTCGACGCGGTGGTCGTGGGGACGTACAACGTCTCGGCGAGCAGCTCCCAGAAAACCCTGGTCGAGCAGCTGGTCGCGACCGGGCGGCCGGTGGTGGCGATCGCGATCCGCAATCCGTACGACGTGGCCCAACTGCCGGGCGTCAGGGCCTGCTTGGCGTCGTACTCGTGGACGGACGTCGAGCTGCGGGCGGCCGCACGGGTGATCGCCGGGGTGGCCGGGCCGCGCGGACGGCTGCCGGTGCCGGTGCAGCGGGCGGACGACCCGGCTCAGGTGCTGTATCCCCTGGGGTACGGGCTGTCCTATTAG
- a CDS encoding LysR family transcriptional regulator yields the protein MLDLQRLRALHAVSVHGTVAAAAAALGYTPSAVSQQIAKLERETRTVLLEREGRGVRLTAEALQLVGAAQELLAIVERAETELEERRGVPAGRLTVAAFASAARGLLPAVLAALGRRHPALDTRLSEIDPHLSIGLVAKGAFDMAVVHDWDIAPLPVPPGVEQAVIGDDRCTLLVPEGHPFAERTSVRREDLGGERWVCQPPGRVCHEWLVRTLRTAGHEPEIVHQADENPTLVALVAAGLGICVIPRLGRGPLPDGVVEVSLDPTPVRRVYALWRTGASRRPAIAETVRVLQEHWPDEPAHTSRRSPLHQLAEIAHDPGTRPLSASSNPRTAG from the coding sequence ATGCTCGATCTCCAGCGACTGCGCGCCCTGCACGCCGTCTCCGTCCACGGCACCGTCGCCGCGGCCGCCGCCGCGCTCGGGTACACGCCCTCCGCGGTGTCGCAGCAGATCGCCAAGCTGGAGCGGGAGACCAGGACCGTCCTGCTGGAGCGGGAGGGGCGCGGGGTGCGGCTCACCGCGGAGGCGCTGCAACTGGTCGGCGCCGCACAGGAGTTGCTGGCGATCGTGGAGCGGGCGGAGACCGAGCTGGAGGAGCGGCGCGGGGTGCCGGCGGGACGGCTGACGGTGGCCGCGTTCGCTTCGGCGGCGCGGGGTCTCCTGCCCGCCGTACTGGCCGCCCTCGGCCGGCGGCACCCGGCCCTCGACACCCGGCTCTCCGAGATCGACCCGCACCTGTCCATCGGACTGGTCGCGAAGGGCGCGTTCGACATGGCCGTCGTGCACGACTGGGACATCGCCCCGCTGCCCGTGCCGCCGGGGGTCGAGCAGGCGGTCATCGGGGACGACCGGTGCACCCTGCTCGTCCCCGAGGGTCACCCCTTCGCCGAGCGGACGTCCGTACGGCGCGAGGACCTCGGCGGTGAGCGGTGGGTGTGCCAGCCGCCGGGGCGGGTCTGCCACGAGTGGCTCGTACGGACGCTGCGCACGGCCGGGCACGAGCCGGAGATCGTCCACCAGGCCGACGAGAACCCGACCCTCGTGGCCCTCGTCGCCGCCGGCCTCGGTATCTGCGTCATCCCGCGCCTCGGCCGCGGCCCGCTGCCCGACGGCGTCGTCGAGGTGTCCCTCGACCCCACGCCCGTACGGCGGGTGTACGCGCTGTGGCGCACGGGGGCCTCGCGGCGTCCCGCGATCGCGGAGACCGTGCGCGTGCTGCAGGAGCACTGGCCCGACGAGCCGGCCCACACGTCCCGCCGGTCACCCCTGCACCAACTTGCGGAAATCGCCCACGACCCGGGAACCCGGCCCCTCTCCGCTTCGTCCAACCCGCGAACTGCCGGATGA
- a CDS encoding EamA family transporter, producing the protein MRPSHLTLAVLVAAVWGVNFTVIEIGLGHFPPLLFSALRFLAAALPAVFFVGRPKVAWKWIVAVGLVLGAAKFGLLFVGMDAGMPAGLSSLVLQIQAVFTAAIAFAVLGERPSPVRLLGMLIALAGIGVAAVDEGASGPLGAFALCIAAAACWGASNVLTRKAAPPDALNFMVWVSTVPVLPLLGLSLLLEGPAADYDALRGLDWQGAGTVVYVAWVTTVFGFGAWGWLLRRHPASTVAPFSLLVPVFGMSSAALFLGESVSPLRWCAAALLVGGVALTSSAPARRVPVHPVDEPTPEPAIGRS; encoded by the coding sequence ATGCGACCCTCCCACCTCACCCTCGCCGTCCTCGTCGCCGCCGTCTGGGGCGTGAACTTCACCGTCATCGAGATCGGCCTCGGCCACTTCCCTCCACTGCTGTTCTCCGCCCTGCGCTTCCTGGCGGCGGCCCTGCCCGCGGTGTTCTTCGTGGGCCGCCCGAAGGTGGCGTGGAAGTGGATCGTGGCGGTGGGCCTGGTGCTCGGGGCGGCCAAGTTCGGGCTGCTGTTCGTGGGGATGGACGCCGGGATGCCGGCGGGCCTGTCGTCCCTCGTCCTGCAGATCCAGGCGGTGTTCACGGCGGCCATCGCCTTCGCCGTGCTCGGCGAACGGCCTTCTCCCGTCCGTCTGCTCGGCATGCTGATCGCCCTCGCCGGAATCGGTGTCGCGGCCGTGGACGAGGGCGCCTCGGGTCCGCTGGGAGCCTTCGCTCTCTGCATCGCGGCGGCCGCCTGCTGGGGCGCGTCGAACGTCCTCACCCGCAAGGCGGCACCCCCGGACGCGCTGAACTTCATGGTGTGGGTGAGCACGGTCCCCGTACTGCCGCTGCTTGGCCTGTCGTTGCTGCTGGAGGGCCCCGCCGCGGACTACGACGCCCTGCGCGGCCTGGACTGGCAGGGCGCGGGCACGGTGGTCTACGTCGCCTGGGTCACCACGGTGTTCGGCTTCGGCGCCTGGGGCTGGCTGCTGCGCCGCCACCCCGCCTCCACGGTCGCGCCCTTCTCCCTCCTGGTCCCGGTCTTCGGGATGTCGTCCGCGGCGCTGTTCCTGGGCGAGTCGGTGAGCCCGCTGCGCTGGTGCGCGGCGGCGCTGCTGGTCGGCGGAGTGGCGCTGACGTCGTCGGCGCCCGCCCGCCGTGTCCCGGTCCATCCCGTGGACGAGCCGACGCCGGAGCCCGCGATCGGGCGATCATGA